The Prionailurus bengalensis isolate Pbe53 chromosome A3, Fcat_Pben_1.1_paternal_pri, whole genome shotgun sequence genome includes a window with the following:
- the WFDC5 gene encoding WAP four-disulfide core domain protein 5, giving the protein MRAWGLLLLVALLALGSQLPAALARRKGEKSGGCPPDDGPCLLSVPDHCVDDSQCPARMKCCYKACFRQCVRKISVKPGSCPEDRLRCLSPVQHLCHQDSDCKGSARCCLGACGRDCRSPARG; this is encoded by the exons ATGAGGGCCTGGGGCCTTCTCCTCCTGGTGGCCCTCCTGGCTTTGGGGAGCCAGCTGCCTGCTGCCTTGgccaggaggaagggag AGAAATCTGGGGGCTGCCCACCGGACGACGGGCCCTGCCTCCTTTCGGTGCCTGACCACTGCGTGGATGACAGCCAGTGTCCCGCAAGGATGAAATGCTGCTACAAAGCTTGCTTCCGCCAGTGTGTCCGTAAGATCTCAG TCAAGCCCGGCAGCTGCCCGGAGGACCGCCTGCGCTGCCTCAGCCCCGTACAGCATCTGTGCCACCAGGACTCAGACTGCAAGGGCTCGGCTCGCTGCTGCCTGGGCGCCTGTGGCCGTGACTGCCGCAGCCCTGCACGAG gCTAA